The following are encoded in a window of Vicugna pacos chromosome 2, VicPac4, whole genome shotgun sequence genomic DNA:
- the TMEM156 gene encoding transmembrane protein 156: MTKTALLKLLLAIVIMFILTLPEYFKTPKGNVLELSCLEVCLQHNFTYSFSSLKFPFVTFLQPRRETQTIMGIFLNHSSFQNVTRICQDITSEFKICSSCLACESKGNTDFISQEQTSKVLIMKGSMQVKANDLHSPCQRFNFTVMPSADRLEEYNSTCNLKTRTRRSATKEEDPTKETSINHTCRIMEHPNNCINISLYLEMDVKSFICSMKITWYVLVLLVFIFLFILIIHKILEGHRRVKKWQSHKYKSTSVLLRGSDSEKLRTLNVRVISAETTQRLPLAQVKDVLPPIPELEATSTAHQQDQHTRQSL, from the exons gaaACGTATTGGAGCTATCATGTTTGGAAGTGTGTTTACAACACAATTTCACCTATTCattctcctctttaaaatttcctttcGTGACTTTTCTGCAACCAAGAAGAGAAACTCAGACTATTATGGGAATCTTTCTAAATCACTCCAGCTTTCAAAATGTCACCAGGATTTGCCAAGACATCACAAGTGAATTTAAAATTTGCTCCTCGTGTTTGGCTTGTGAGTCCAAAGGAAACACGGATTTTATTTCTCAGGAACAAACATCAAAAG TTCTGATCATGAAAGGATCAATGCAAGTGAAGGCAAATGATCTTCACTCACCTTGTCAACGTTTTAACTTCACTGTAATGCCTTCAGCTGACCGCTTGGAGGAATATAACAGCACCTGCAACCTAAAAACCCGCACTAGAAGGTCAGCCACCAAAGAGGAAGACCCCACCAAGGAAACGTCCATAAACCACACCTGTAGAATTATGGAACACCCAAATAATTGTATTAACATTTCTTTGTACTTAGAAATGGATGTAAAAA GTTTTATTTGTTCCATGAAGATCACTTGGTATGTTTTAGTTctattagtttttatatttttgttcatcCTCATTATCCACAAAATACTTGAAGGCCACAGGAGAGTGAAGAAGTGGCAAA GTCATAAATACAAATCTACATCTGTTCTCTTAAGAGGAAGTGATTCTGAGAAACTTCGAACCCTGAACGTGCGGGTTATTTCAG CAGAGACCACGCAGAGGCTGCCTTTGGCCCAGGTCAAGGACGTGCTTCCTCCAATACCAGAACTAGAAGCTACTTCCACAGCGCATCAGCAAGATCAACACACACG acAATCTCTATGA